From Pseudomonas hefeiensis, one genomic window encodes:
- a CDS encoding DUF58 domain-containing protein yields the protein MKPSRLLLTWLAILLAVGIVLGALRALGVAVPSMLLSIHWGLLLALLALAILDAVRLKRLPSPRVQRQMPGSLALSRWSEVRLQISHDFAQPLNIEVFDHVPDGLDFENLPLSVELQPGQHSQTGYRLRPLKRGHFSFEHCEISLPSPLGLWVGKRLLDAVDHTRVYPDFARLYDGQLLAVDNWLSQLGIRQRQRRGQGQEFHQLREFREGDSLRQIDWKATARHRTPIAREYEDERDQQIIFLLDCGRRMRSQDGELAHFDHALNACLLLSYTALRQGDAVGLSTFASELPRYLAPVKGTGQLNVLLNTVYDLDSSQRPADYQAAVTQLLTRQKRRALVVLVTNLRDEDDEELLVAIKRLGQQHRVLVASLREEALDRIRQTPVQTLPEALSYCATVDYLNARAELHERLSAHGVAVLQARPRELGAELVTLYLGWKKAGDL from the coding sequence ATGAAACCCTCGCGCCTGCTGCTGACCTGGCTTGCCATTCTGCTGGCCGTCGGCATCGTGCTGGGCGCGTTGCGGGCGCTGGGCGTTGCGGTTCCATCGATGTTGCTGTCGATCCACTGGGGGCTGCTGCTGGCCCTGCTGGCCCTGGCGATACTCGACGCCGTGCGCCTCAAGCGCTTGCCCTCGCCCCGGGTGCAACGGCAGATGCCCGGCAGCCTGGCATTGAGTCGCTGGAGCGAAGTGCGGCTACAGATCAGCCATGACTTTGCGCAGCCGCTGAACATTGAGGTTTTCGATCATGTTCCCGACGGCCTGGACTTCGAAAATCTCCCCTTGTCGGTCGAGCTGCAACCCGGTCAACACAGCCAGACTGGCTACCGCCTGCGCCCGCTCAAGCGCGGTCACTTCAGCTTTGAACACTGCGAAATCAGCCTGCCCAGCCCACTGGGTCTGTGGGTCGGCAAACGACTGCTGGACGCAGTCGACCACACCCGCGTCTACCCGGACTTCGCCAGGCTCTACGACGGCCAACTGCTGGCGGTGGACAACTGGCTCAGCCAACTGGGTATCCGCCAGCGCCAACGACGGGGCCAGGGGCAGGAGTTTCATCAACTGCGCGAATTTCGCGAAGGCGACAGCCTGCGTCAGATCGACTGGAAAGCCACCGCTCGCCATCGCACACCGATTGCCCGGGAATACGAAGACGAGCGCGACCAGCAGATCATCTTCCTGCTCGACTGCGGCCGACGCATGCGCAGCCAGGACGGCGAGCTGGCGCACTTCGACCACGCCCTCAATGCTTGCCTGTTGCTCAGCTACACCGCGCTACGCCAAGGCGACGCCGTGGGCCTGAGCACCTTCGCCAGCGAACTGCCGCGCTACCTGGCACCGGTCAAAGGCACCGGTCAACTGAACGTGTTGCTCAACACCGTCTACGACCTCGACAGCAGCCAGCGCCCGGCCGACTACCAGGCCGCCGTCACCCAACTGCTGACCCGGCAAAAACGCCGGGCCCTGGTGGTGCTGGTGACCAACCTTCGCGATGAAGACGATGAAGAGCTGCTGGTCGCCATCAAACGCCTGGGCCAACAGCACCGGGTTTTGGTGGCGAGCCTGCGGGAAGAGGCACTCGACCGCATACGCCAGACACCGGTGCAAACCCTGCCCGAAGCCCTGAGCTATTGCGCAACAGTGGATTACTTGAACGCCCGGGCCGAACTGCATGAGCGCTTGAGCGCCCATGGGGTGGCGGTACTGCAAGCCCGGCCCCGGGAGTTGGGGGCCGAGTTGGTGACGTTGTATTTGGGATGGAAGAAGGCGGGGGATTTATAG
- a CDS encoding DUF4129 domain-containing protein has protein sequence MRLSDATVVIRPRTTWEAMDLGVLMSQQHRRLLMTSWAVVTLPVFALLSLLLWDSPSLAMFLFWWLKPAFDRLPLYILSKALFGETPTLKQALRQWPTLLKPQLLASLTWRRLSLSRSFLMPVVQLEGLDGEAREQRLRVLLQRNRGAAQWLTVIGVHLEIALWFGLMALFYLLVPQQVELQWNWQTLIAVAEHDWLWLEHLINLLYPLLLIVWEPVYVACGFSLYLNRRTLLEAWDIELVFRRLRQRLSSTVPALMLLALLLVPLAPPAWAAKDSTAPDSPRLLNQPLTSEASRDSIKAILQAPPFKNPETLTRYRLGEETAESPETDEAPGWLKAWFKWMSGQRFDIAAALIQIVLWACLVAAIAWLAWRYRERLRALVNLRPTKRPPVARPVPAQMFGLDIREESLPDDVATSVEQLWAADPRQALGLLYRALLSRLHHDFAMPLKPADTEGQVLQRIEQLEHERLLTFSQHLTQHWQNIAYGHRPPPTHLQQQLCDDWRGLFGPQVSR, from the coding sequence ATGCGCCTGAGTGATGCCACCGTCGTCATCCGCCCGCGCACCACCTGGGAAGCCATGGACCTGGGCGTGCTGATGAGCCAGCAGCATCGACGTTTGCTCATGACCAGTTGGGCCGTTGTCACCTTGCCGGTGTTTGCGCTGTTGTCCCTGCTGCTGTGGGATTCGCCATCCCTGGCGATGTTCCTGTTCTGGTGGTTGAAACCGGCCTTTGACCGTTTGCCCCTGTACATCCTCTCCAAGGCGCTGTTTGGCGAAACACCGACATTGAAACAGGCCTTGCGCCAGTGGCCCACGTTGCTCAAGCCCCAGTTGCTGGCGAGTCTGACCTGGCGACGGCTGAGCCTGAGTCGCAGCTTCCTGATGCCCGTGGTGCAACTCGAAGGACTCGACGGCGAGGCGCGCGAACAGCGCTTGCGGGTGCTGCTGCAACGCAACCGTGGTGCAGCGCAATGGCTGACCGTGATCGGTGTCCACCTGGAAATCGCCTTGTGGTTCGGCCTCATGGCCCTGTTCTACCTGCTCGTGCCGCAGCAGGTCGAACTGCAATGGAACTGGCAGACGCTGATCGCCGTCGCCGAGCACGACTGGTTGTGGCTCGAACACCTGATCAACCTGCTGTATCCCCTGCTGCTGATCGTCTGGGAGCCGGTGTATGTCGCCTGCGGCTTCAGCCTCTACCTGAACCGGCGCACCCTACTCGAGGCCTGGGACATCGAACTGGTATTCCGGCGCCTGCGCCAACGCCTGAGCAGCACGGTCCCCGCGCTGATGTTGCTGGCACTGCTGCTGGTGCCGCTGGCACCGCCGGCCTGGGCCGCCAAAGACAGCACCGCCCCCGACAGCCCGCGGCTGCTCAACCAACCCCTTACCAGCGAGGCCTCCAGGGACAGCATCAAGGCGATCCTCCAGGCCCCGCCGTTCAAGAACCCGGAAACGCTCACCCGCTATCGCCTGGGTGAAGAAACCGCCGAATCGCCCGAGACCGACGAAGCGCCGGGCTGGCTCAAGGCATGGTTCAAATGGATGAGCGGCCAACGCTTCGACATCGCCGCCGCGCTGATCCAGATCGTACTGTGGGCCTGCCTGGTGGCGGCGATTGCCTGGCTGGCCTGGCGCTACCGGGAAAGGCTCAGGGCCTTGGTGAATCTGCGACCGACAAAACGCCCCCCCGTGGCACGACCGGTACCGGCACAGATGTTCGGCCTGGATATCCGCGAAGAGAGCTTGCCGGACGACGTGGCCACCAGCGTTGAACAGCTATGGGCCGCGGACCCTCGCCAGGCCTTGGGCCTGCTGTATCGGGCGCTGCTCAGCCGCTTGCACCATGACTTTGCGATGCCCTTGAAACCAGCCGACACCGAAGGTCAGGTGCTGCAACGCATCGAACAGCTGGAGCATGAACGCCTGCTGACGTTCAGCCAACACCTGACCCAGCACTGGCAAAACATTGCGTACGGCCATCGCCCACCGCCGACACACCTGCAACAGCAACTGTGCGACGACTGGCGCGGATTGTTCGGGCCGCAGGTGTCTCGATGA
- a CDS encoding DUF4350 domain-containing protein has translation MNRRAGLLIGAGVAALLCALGLYLFLKAVPYQETIDHGPSPEAQANPYLAAEHFLRRQGINVEHANNLDVLPSLEPDQRSLLLLGERTHMTPWEVDQLMNWAQAGGRLLFVAEALWDNSTASSGDLLLDRVRLRQFLSKDLKAPEPELIKDSYPKLTKLYLEDEEAPAYVGFDTDFHLEDPQNLAQAWANSALATHMMQLNHGLGSITVLTDAELWKNDHIDQYDNAWLLWYLSADTQVTLLYDIDHDNLLALLLRYFPQASVALLALIALWLWRSAMRQGPLQQPAAKARRQLEEHLQASAAFHLRHNGRQHLLHSLQQDVLRRARHLHPGFEQQAVAEQWQVLARLTRQPTRAISQAFSPRPQQRMSSAEFCRQVAHLQTLRNAL, from the coding sequence ATGAATCGCCGCGCGGGGCTGTTGATCGGCGCAGGGGTGGCCGCACTGCTGTGCGCCTTGGGCCTCTATCTGTTTCTGAAGGCGGTGCCCTATCAGGAAACCATCGACCACGGCCCCTCCCCCGAGGCCCAGGCCAATCCCTACCTGGCCGCCGAACATTTCCTGCGCCGGCAGGGCATAAACGTTGAGCACGCCAATAACCTGGATGTCCTGCCCAGTCTTGAGCCTGATCAGCGCAGCCTGCTGTTGCTGGGTGAGCGCACCCATATGACCCCGTGGGAAGTCGATCAGTTGATGAACTGGGCCCAGGCCGGTGGACGATTGCTGTTTGTCGCCGAGGCCTTATGGGACAACAGTACCGCCAGCAGCGGCGACTTATTGCTGGACCGTGTGCGCCTGCGCCAATTCCTGAGCAAGGATCTCAAGGCGCCGGAGCCCGAACTCATCAAGGATAGCTACCCCAAGCTGACCAAGTTGTACCTGGAGGACGAGGAAGCGCCTGCGTATGTCGGTTTCGACACCGACTTCCACCTCGAAGACCCGCAGAACCTCGCCCAGGCCTGGGCCAACAGCGCGTTGGCGACCCACATGATGCAGCTCAACCACGGCCTGGGCTCGATCACCGTGCTCACCGACGCCGAGCTGTGGAAGAACGACCATATCGACCAATACGACAACGCCTGGCTGCTCTGGTATTTGAGCGCCGACACCCAGGTGACGCTGCTGTACGACATCGATCACGACAACCTGCTGGCGCTGTTGCTGCGTTATTTCCCCCAGGCCTCGGTGGCGCTGCTGGCCTTGATCGCCCTCTGGCTCTGGCGTTCGGCGATGCGTCAGGGCCCGCTGCAACAACCGGCCGCCAAAGCGCGGCGCCAGTTGGAGGAACACCTGCAGGCCAGCGCCGCTTTTCATCTACGGCACAATGGCCGGCAGCATCTGCTGCACAGCTTGCAACAGGACGTGCTGCGCCGGGCACGCCATCTTCATCCCGGTTTCGAACAACAGGCCGTGGCCGAACAATGGCAAGTGCTCGCCCGCCTGACCCGCCAACCTACGCGGGCCATCAGCCAGGCCTTCAGCCCCCGGCCGCAACAGCGCATGTCCAGCGCTGAGTTCTGCCGCCAGGTCGCCCATCTGCAAACCCTCAGGAATGCCTTATGA
- a CDS encoding AAA family ATPase has translation MTEQNEPAGGQTHAAQQRQRASQLAQAIRTELHKAVVGQAAVIDDVLTALIAGGHVLLEGVPGLGKTLLVRALARCFGGEFARIQFTPDLMPSDVTGHAVYDLQTEQFKLRKGPVFTNLLLADEINRAPAKTQAALLEAMQERQVTLEGRALPIAQPFMVLATQNPIEQEGTYPLPEAELDRFMLKVRMDYPDADQELNMVRQVSRSTRADMLDVQPLRTVLQAKDVQALQRIASDLPMDDQVLDYAVRLARTTRSWPGLTLGAGPRASIALVRCARARALLRGGEFVVPDDIKGCALAVLRHRVRLAPELDIEGLSVDQVLEQLLDQVPAPRL, from the coding sequence ATGACTGAACAGAACGAACCTGCCGGTGGCCAGACCCACGCCGCCCAACAGCGCCAGCGCGCCAGCCAACTGGCCCAGGCCATCCGCACCGAGCTGCACAAGGCGGTGGTCGGCCAGGCCGCAGTGATCGACGATGTGCTCACGGCCCTGATCGCCGGCGGCCACGTCTTGCTCGAAGGGGTTCCGGGGTTGGGCAAGACGCTGCTGGTGCGCGCCCTGGCCCGCTGTTTCGGCGGCGAATTCGCGCGCATCCAGTTCACCCCCGACCTGATGCCCAGCGACGTCACCGGGCACGCGGTGTACGACTTGCAGACCGAGCAGTTCAAGCTGCGCAAGGGGCCGGTGTTTACCAACCTGCTGCTGGCCGACGAAATCAACCGCGCCCCGGCCAAGACCCAGGCCGCGCTGCTCGAAGCCATGCAGGAACGCCAGGTCACCCTCGAAGGCCGCGCCTTGCCCATCGCCCAGCCGTTCATGGTGCTCGCCACCCAGAACCCGATCGAACAGGAAGGCACCTACCCACTGCCGGAAGCCGAGCTCGATCGCTTCATGCTCAAAGTGCGCATGGACTACCCCGACGCCGACCAGGAATTGAACATGGTCCGTCAGGTCAGCCGTTCGACCCGGGCCGACATGCTCGATGTGCAACCATTGCGCACGGTGTTGCAGGCCAAGGACGTGCAAGCGCTGCAACGCATCGCCAGTGACCTGCCGATGGACGATCAGGTGCTCGACTACGCCGTGCGCCTGGCCCGCACCACCCGCAGTTGGCCGGGCCTGACCCTGGGCGCCGGGCCGCGTGCCTCGATTGCCCTGGTGCGTTGCGCCCGGGCCCGGGCATTGTTGCGCGGCGGCGAGTTCGTGGTGCCGGATGACATCAAGGGCTGCGCCCTGGCCGTGCTGCGCCACCGGGTGCGGCTGGCGCCGGAGCTGGACATCGAAGGGCTTTCGGTGGATCAGGTGCTGGAGCAACTGCTCGATCAAGTGCCGGCGCCGCGGTTGTGA
- a CDS encoding stage II sporulation protein M produces MKQSLFENRHQGEWERLSRQLDQLERSRNVPQSSDFPAAYRRLCHHLALAQARGYSSLPADTLQQLALRGHQQLYRDRSRPSTSLSAFILAGFPRLVREQWRFVLAAGVMFMGSLIGIGLLVYLFPELVYSLLSAEEVSQIRGMYDPAAGHLGRSIERAASEDWVMFGYYIMHNIGIAFQTFASGLMFGLGSAFFLFFNGLTIGAVAGHLTQIGSGGTFWSFVIGHGAFELTAITLAGAAGLQLGWALIAPGRLTRGEALRIAAGKSVLMVGGVMLLLLIAAFIEAYWSSSTVTAATKYTVGALLWLLVISYLAFAGRARHAPE; encoded by the coding sequence ATGAAACAAAGCCTGTTCGAAAACCGCCACCAAGGGGAATGGGAGCGCCTGTCCCGGCAACTCGATCAACTGGAGCGCAGCCGCAACGTGCCCCAAAGCAGCGACTTTCCTGCCGCCTACCGCAGGCTTTGTCATCATCTGGCGCTGGCCCAGGCAAGGGGTTACAGCAGCCTGCCGGCCGACACACTGCAACAGTTGGCACTGCGCGGCCACCAGCAACTCTATCGGGACCGCAGCCGGCCATCGACCAGCCTTTCGGCTTTCATCCTGGCCGGTTTTCCCCGACTCGTGCGGGAACAATGGCGTTTCGTACTGGCCGCCGGGGTGATGTTCATGGGCAGCCTGATCGGCATCGGGCTGCTGGTCTATCTGTTTCCGGAGCTGGTCTACAGCCTGTTGAGCGCCGAGGAAGTCAGCCAGATACGTGGCATGTACGACCCGGCCGCCGGGCACCTGGGGCGTTCGATCGAGCGGGCCGCCAGCGAGGACTGGGTCATGTTCGGCTACTACATCATGCACAACATCGGCATCGCCTTTCAGACGTTCGCCAGTGGCTTGATGTTTGGCCTGGGCAGTGCGTTCTTCCTGTTTTTCAACGGCCTGACCATTGGCGCGGTGGCCGGGCACCTGACCCAGATCGGTTCGGGTGGGACGTTCTGGTCGTTCGTGATTGGCCATGGCGCCTTCGAACTCACCGCCATCACGTTGGCCGGTGCCGCCGGCCTGCAACTGGGCTGGGCGTTGATCGCGCCGGGGCGCCTCACCCGAGGCGAGGCCTTGCGGATCGCCGCCGGCAAAAGCGTGCTGATGGTCGGCGGCGTGATGCTGTTGCTGCTGATTGCCGCGTTCATCGAAGCGTACTGGTCCTCCAGCACCGTGACAGCCGCCACCAAATACACGGTCGGCGCCTTGTTGTGGCTTTTGGTGATCAGTTACCTGGCGTTTGCCGGACGAGCCCGCCATGCGCCTGAGTGA